The sequence CCAACACGCCCTGGACTAGTGGCAGTGGCAATGTAATGAAAGATTGCTGTTTTATATGACAGCACGTCAAAGGAGCACCTATCCATTAAAACAATGGATATTCTTGATCTACATGCTTTCTGTAAGCAAGCTTAGTTAGCATTAAAAGTTCATATCGCGACCTTGAAACTCACACATGAACTTTACTTTGGCCTAAAAGAGTGAGAGTGTTTGTTCGCGCATTACAAGCCTTTTCTTTTTCATACGCCGGTTTTGAAACCAGATTTTTACTTGTTGGTCGCTCAGATTCAGTCTATCGGACAATTCCTTCCTCTTCTGTCGATTGATGAACTCGTTCGCCAGAAATTCATTTTCAAGTTCAGCTATTTGCTGTTTTGTGTACGGTTTACGTTTCCGTCTTGACCTCACTTGGGTTGGACACCAGGGCAGCCCTGCAGATGGAAACAGAGAGAAACAAGTTGAAGCAATGGAAACATTTCACCAGCTTTCATTCCAAAGCGTTTTCATTTTTCAGTATGTTACATTATCTCAGacgatagttttttttttaacgttGCAAGATTCATTTGATGCCGTTTACAGAAATGTTGCTCAAAATTCGACAAAACAATATAAAAATTTCGACTTTTTGTGATACCTGTTCTTTAGAAATAACGACAGACGCGTGGTAAACTTTTCTATGATCAGATCAATGACCCAGATACATTCTTCATATTAGGCATTCAAGTATCTTAATGTTCAGTAGAAAATTCAATCGCAATTACAAAgtccaaaataaaaacattatGGAAAGTTGATAATAAAATGTAACAAATCCAGTACACAATTACGATTACATTATGTTAGTGCTAGCTAGCATTTACACTGAAATATTTAATTGtaatttaaatgttgtgattaatttaattttaaacaagtTGATCTATCATCCATTGGTCTCTGCTATGTTTTTAGTTTCAGAGTACTTTATTATCACGTTAAAGTCATTTTTATAATTACAGGGTTACTTTCCTGCTGTTCTAAATGTAATAAGAGCAAGGTTTCCAGGACCGCTGCTTGATGCTCAATACATGAATTTCACGTGAAGGTGGCAGGTAGttcttttggaaaggaaggagaattcaattttcaaatgatCATCGTTTTAATATTGCATTGATACTATACCATCGGAGGATCTGTTGCATACTGGCGTTACTGGTGACTGTAATGACATACTGAGGCTCACACTTTGCTTGATACCATCATTTACAGTGGGAGAGTTGGAATTCAATTCAAAGCCTTGGTTATGTAATGACGAGCCATGTAGAGATGTTTCCACGTTTGGGTACTCATACTTGGAAGCATTGATGTTGACTGAAGAAGGGATGCTGGAATCACTTGGATAAGACTGATTGTGTCTACATCTCTCTTCCAGTTTGCGGCTGCTGTCTTGGAAGTAGTATTTGTTCGGCTCTTCGCCGGCTGCTGCCTTCTCTGATCCATGCTTATTGATGCTGATGGAGACTGAGTTGCTGAGGTAGGACTGAGAGTAGCCGCTAAAGGCGCGGCTCTGCGGCGGCGATGCGCATGGACTCGAAGTCCACGGGAGCGAGCACACCTCCCGACGGGTATAGGAGAGTGCTGGCGACAGAGTTGCTAGTTGAGTCCCATTCGGACGCAGATTGGCGAAGTAGAAGGGCTCCGGGCTGGTAAAATTTAACAGGGAGCCGACATAGCCTGAATTTAGCAGATTGTGCTCGCACATTTCCGAGCAGCGCGATCAGATCCTCTCTGTGCCCTATTTAGCTTCCAGACAGAGATAAACGAAAGACGCTTGCTGATTGGTTCTTTGACGGTCACAAGACAAACGGAAACAGCTTTTTTTTCTGGAACCGCCTCCGTCCCGCTGCAACTCACATCTGAAATGTCCAAGTACACGTCCATATGCACCTTCACCCTAATCTACGGCAGTTAGCCCGACATAACTCGCTTAATTCAACAGGATGCATACGCAGTTCAGAAAATAAGTATTTTAACTTGTTATAATGACATACATTGCAATAGATATCCGAGGATCCCACATACTCCTGAAGGGATTAAAATGTGGCTTTTTAATTCATAGAGCTTGAAATAAAATGCTTTAAATAAAGTTTCATACGCTCCTACGGTTCCTTGATTTTTTCCAGTCCATTTCATAATTACTTAACATTTGTTGATAAAATTGATATGAGATTATCTGCGATATTATCTGACATGCATCATTTTAATTGGTGTTATGTAACATTTGTAGGCAGAAGAAAAGTAGGAAATGTTAATTAAAAATACCTTCTACTTTTCATATTTTAACTTGATTACTTTTAGTATTCATTATAATTCAATATTTCTTTCAACCGCTGTGGCAAGGATATCCATGTTCATTTCAGACATGCTGCATATTTTatcttattttaaatattttaacaaaaaaagtaACGACGCATACGAAGGTACGCGGTAACAGTGTTTCAAAATTTTAACCGTGGGCATTTTGTGCAAGCTATCTACCGGGGCGTCTAGAAAATACATTTTGCACCTAACCAAGTACAGGACGTTTGAAACATCGAAAAGATCTGTTAATGCATCAAAAAGACTAATGcgcatttttgtaaaacaaatgcaTTTATAAAACTGAACAAGAACGTTGGGTCTACTGTAAAATTAAGCAATGGTGATATTCCAATTCGTGTTATTCGATTCCATTATTTAAGACATTATTGACAAAATTTCAGCAAGTATTAAAGTATGTTCGCATTATGAACTGGAAATCAAAACACCCCCTTTTAATGTCTCCACGTTTGTTTCGAATAGTGTCGAGCTTAACATGTGAATTGTGCTTAACTTGTGCTTCTGCAAGTGGAAATATTGAAGCTAAATTTGGTTGCGCGTCCGTGTTTACAATAGGCACATTTCAGTAATATTCAGTAGGTTATTGATTATCTCCCTTGATGTATTACATTTCTGTACAAAATTGAGGCTTCCCTAGAACGCTGCTCGTTTCGTTTGAACCGCGAACCCTCGATTTAGAACACGTCAAAGAAAATTTTGAATGAAGATTGCTGGAGTAAATACCACGCttttcttttatatctgtcctCGTTAGAATTCCTAGAAATAAATATTAAGCAACATCTGCAGTTATGTCCATGGAATTTTTTTGATCATTAAAAATGAATACGGCTGTTATAAATCGAACATTTCAAATTAACATTCAAAAATAATAATTATGCTAAAGTGTATTGACAGCAAGTCAAATGGAATTAAGTACTAAACATATTTATTCTATCTCATTGTATTCTGCAAACAATTCTGACTCCAAATACGACAATCGATAAGTAAAATTCATGCGTAGCCGCTAAGGAAACAATACGATGCATTTCTAGCATTGTAGCAACTACAGAAATGCgatattctattttctttttgtttatacTATTGGTAATTATTGGTCCGTAGGGTAACAATTTACTTtgtcttccaattcatatattcGCAATATGACACGATTTGGCTTTCAGTAAATATCATGTGCACTAAAATCAAAGCAGATACCGCCATCACATCCTCACCGGAAAGGAAAACGACTGTTCGTCCCCTGTCTCTTTTATGATCCCACGAAACCCTAAACATGCCGATCCTGATTCTTTCTTAAGATTTTAAAATCCGAGTGTAATTGCAAACAAGGCTACTTTATCCCAAGGCGGGTCTCCATCTAGCAATTTTTGCAAAAACGACAAATAACTAAAAAAAAGACTCAGTTCAAGGTCAATGTCGAATAGGATCAAATcgccattttttaaaagaaatgacgTTTACTTCGTTTCAGTGCAAAATGTGCTTTCGAATTGAAAGTCAGCTCAGTTTGAAAATTTAAACCACGTCAGACACAAGTGAGGGTTTCATTGGAAAGACTGTGActagagaaagaaagtgaatgaagATCTTCACTTTACACCTACCATAAGCAACGCTGCTTTATTGGACCGGATGTTTTCTCAAGACTCTCATTCGATCAGGAGTTTCATTTCTGTGCTGCTTATGAAATTCGACAGGAACGTATAGATGTGTATACCGAACAAAGCTACAATTGAATAATACGCATGCTGCATATATCACAGAAACTCGTATTAAGGTTAATTCACCTATATTCTTTTGTTTACAATATAAAACCAAAGCCGGGCTGCGCTTGGCTTCCGGAAAGTGAACGCGAAGTAAACTAATATAGGAATTAAAGCTTGATGTATAAGTTCTATAAAATACAATATTGTTAAAAGTTGTAAACTATTAAATTATAGATTATAAAGAAGTTGAGCACCGGCAATCGCAAACTTTACAGATCTTGAATTGAAATACTTACACTATCGATTTACTTGAAAAAAAACGCACAATACAGCTGTTTAATTTGCTAATTCAATCTTTCAAAAAgatcttaaaggaagaaaatattgacCTAATTTGTATTTTAGATGTTGCTTTGCAGCGTAAATTAAGAACGACCATCTTGTAGCCCGCGCTACCACAGCACGGAAGATAATGTTGACCCATGTTTTACCGAGGGTTGCCCAGCAGATGGCGAACTAGCTCTGCGATCAGGGTAGTCCTTATTATTCATGATGCTAAATAAAGTCAAGGTCAAAGACTATAACCATAGTCAAGGTCAATGGTAAATAGAAATTTGACGTCAGGGCGCTAAACGCCCTGCCAAAAATGTACCTTAATATAATCGGGCTCCGACAATTTTAATGGAAGTAAATTAGCCAGTGTGCGCGTATTAAATATGACAGAATATGGAATTTTAGTGTGACTTAAAAGATCATAATTCTTCCCAATTTCCTTCTGAAACTGACAGGCAGAACCTATCGCAATGCACAGGAATACACTTGGAAAGAAAGTGTTAGCAGCTGGTAAATAAAGATGGCAGGGTCAGGAGCATTATCACCTACTAAGTTCATGCTCATATAAATTGAAGCAATGGCACTCAGCTTAATTCTAAACTTCATCACTTAATATTTCTACGTTGAAAATAGGAACTGATAGCTTTCCTCACTTCCTCGTCTCTGCAATGATTTCCTTTTGCTTACGAATTCACAGTGCACTAATTCTGTTCCGAACACATTACCCAGATCAGCATGTTTTGCTTCATTTATGCATCGTCGCCGGCAACGATGGCACAATAGTCATTTGCTTTAAACTATGGCGCGATTATAAGGTTGCCTGCCAAATGATTAATTTAAGCGTAAGGCAAAAGGAAAACCATTAGGTTTATTGTTTATACGTTTAAATgtatttaataatttttaaaaatgcacgaTGGTCTATATTTTATCGTGCCTCTCCACAGAGCGTTCTAATAACGAACTGGCACTTGGCAACAGGCAGTTTATTTGCGGCAAACCTTTGAAATTATTGGGATATTTGTGCGAAATACGCACGATCCTATATTGAATTAGCCGACACTAGGAAAAATGAGACACTGGCATCAACCCATGACCTTTCTAACCCGACGTTAATATTCTATTGGTACCAATAATATTAAGACTTTTGCTCATTTCATGACCGACTTACTGcagaaatttgaatttaaccttTTTTGTGTTAAAACACTGCATCCTGGAAACAGCGCATGTCCCAAGTTCTTTATAGTATATCGTAGTTTGAATTTATTAATTTATACGCAGCGAGCAAATTCCGGGGAATATGTTCAAAAAGGTACTAGtaaaatattataaaataattaattttaacaCCGTCTTTCTTTTAATTATTAGTGTTTAAGAGTTTGTATTTTCACCCAAAAATAAGGAGGCACTAAGGTGACTTAGGCACATGTATAAATTAGAAAAGCATTTGTGTAAATGCTGATAAGCTGAATCTAAATATGGCGAtatgaaaagtaaaaaaaagaacCCATTTACAAGAAATATAAAGCTTGAAGACAGTTAAAGTgtgatttgttttaatattttacacGGCATAATCAAGTAAGAAAACCTCCCGAGTTCATATTTAACTCGTCCTGCATAAAGAAAATGATGGACAAAATGAGCAAATACTTAAAATtgtacataaaaca comes from Chiloscyllium plagiosum isolate BGI_BamShark_2017 chromosome 7, ASM401019v2, whole genome shotgun sequence and encodes:
- the LOC122551529 gene encoding homeobox protein Hox-D12; translated protein: MCEHNLLNSGYVGSLLNFTSPEPFYFANLRPNGTQLATLSPALSYTRREVCSLPWTSSPCASPPQSRAFSGYSQSYLSNSVSISINKHGSEKAAAGEEPNKYYFQDSSRKLEERCRHNQSYPSDSSIPSSVNINASKYEYPNVETSLHGSSLHNQGFELNSNSPTVNDGIKQSVSLSMSLQSPVTPVCNRSSDGLPWCPTQVRSRRKRKPYTKQQIAELENEFLANEFINRQKRKELSDRLNLSDQQVKIWFQNRRMKKKRLVMREQTLSLF